The following are encoded together in the Iodobacter fluviatilis genome:
- a CDS encoding restriction endonuclease subunit S, which produces MSSDVQTWPLVKLSDLITIKHGFAFKGEFFSDVPTEFQLTTPGNFAIGGGFQIGKGKYYAGECPAEYVLKQGDLIVTMTDLSKAADTLGYAAIVPETEGTTWLHNQRVGLIQIKPDAPVVLEFLHYLMRTAEYRHSVVSTATGSTVKHTSPGRICEYEFRLPPEWIQVEIGKILTAHDDRIALLRETNATLEAMAQALFKSWFVDFDPVYANAGTKQMINPASSPSDFVGDPAAPLDSRLRGNDDLLPPNSKPSSPPPSPKPHKAWCRRGGK; this is translated from the coding sequence ATGAGTTCTGATGTGCAAACTTGGCCGCTGGTAAAACTATCTGACTTGATTACCATCAAGCATGGATTTGCCTTTAAGGGTGAGTTCTTTAGTGATGTGCCAACGGAATTTCAATTAACCACGCCTGGGAATTTTGCAATTGGCGGTGGGTTTCAAATTGGAAAAGGGAAGTACTACGCGGGTGAGTGCCCCGCAGAGTATGTTCTAAAGCAAGGTGATTTAATTGTCACCATGACGGACTTGAGCAAGGCTGCTGATACTCTTGGATATGCTGCAATTGTTCCAGAAACAGAAGGAACAACATGGCTTCATAATCAACGCGTTGGCTTGATTCAGATAAAGCCAGATGCGCCTGTGGTACTGGAGTTTTTACATTATTTGATGCGGACAGCAGAGTACCGTCATAGTGTTGTTTCAACAGCAACTGGTTCGACAGTAAAACACACATCACCTGGCCGTATTTGTGAGTATGAATTTCGGTTGCCACCTGAATGGATTCAGGTAGAAATAGGAAAAATACTCACTGCGCATGACGACCGCATTGCGCTGTTGCGTGAGACCAATGCGACGCTGGAGGCGATGGCGCAGGCGCTGTTTAAGTCGTGGTTTGTCGATTTTGATCCCGTCTACGCCAACGCCGGTACCAAGCAAATGATCAACCCTGCGTCATCCCCGAGTGATTTTGTCGGGGATCCAGCCGCGCCACTGGATTCCCGCCTACGCGGGAATGACGATCTACTCCCCCCGAACTCCAAACCCTCTTCCCCGCCACCTTCACCGAAACCCCACAAGGCTTGGTGCCGGAGGGGTGGGAAATAG
- a CDS encoding transposase has protein sequence MSFKPSIHHRQSIRLQDYDYSQAGAYFITICTQGREYNLGVIENGAMLLSLVGECVCAAYHDLPKRFPNISLDAFTIMPNHLHGILVITPVGAPLAAPLSTIAPITSKVAASSAPTVGEIMRAFKSLSAIAANRLLNRVGQPFWQRNYWEHVIRDENELNALREYIHHNPQQWEQDKLYVSMGAGV, from the coding sequence ATGAGTTTTAAACCCTCAATTCATCATCGGCAATCAATTCGCCTGCAAGACTATGACTACAGCCAAGCGGGAGCCTATTTCATCACCATTTGCACACAAGGCCGTGAATACAATTTAGGTGTGATTGAAAATGGCGCCATGCTTCTATCTTTAGTGGGTGAGTGTGTCTGTGCCGCATATCATGATTTACCCAAACGATTCCCGAATATCTCGCTCGACGCTTTCACCATCATGCCCAACCACCTGCACGGTATTTTGGTCATTACCCCCGTAGGGGCGCCGCTTGCTGCGCCCTTATCCACTATTGCGCCAATCACAAGCAAGGTCGCAGCAAGCAGCGCCCCTACGGTCGGCGAAATCATGCGCGCATTCAAATCATTGTCGGCTATTGCCGCAAATCGCCTATTGAACCGTGTAGGTCAGCCGTTCTGGCAACGCAATTATTGGGAGCATGTCATTCGTGATGAGAATGAGTTGAATGCTCTGCGCGAATATATTCACCACAACCCACAGCAATGGGAGCAAGACAAGTTGTATGTTTCCATGGGAGCTGGGGTATGA
- a CDS encoding PDDEXK nuclease domain-containing protein, with protein MASGLWQREGKAISNFAQTLPAAQSDLATQTLKDPYVFDFLSLSKEHSERELELGLGLIQHITQFLLELGSGFAYIGRQVPLQVGERDFFLDLLFYHTRLHCYLVIELKTVEFEPEYAGKLNFYLKAVDEQLRSEHDQPTIGLLLCKSKDKLVAEYALSDIHKPIGIAEYQLLRELPATLISNLPSIEAIEAELSGEMGNGDEE; from the coding sequence ATTGCAAGCGGGCTGTGGCAGCGCGAAGGTAAGGCCATCAGCAATTTTGCGCAAACTCTGCCTGCCGCCCAATCTGATCTAGCCACGCAAACGCTAAAAGATCCTTATGTATTTGATTTTCTTTCGCTAAGCAAAGAGCACAGCGAGCGGGAACTGGAGCTGGGGCTGGGGCTAATCCAGCATATCACCCAGTTTTTATTAGAGCTTGGCTCAGGCTTTGCCTATATCGGCCGACAAGTGCCCTTGCAAGTGGGCGAGCGCGATTTCTTCCTCGATTTACTGTTCTATCACACCCGCCTGCACTGCTATTTGGTAATCGAGCTGAAAACGGTTGAATTTGAGCCGGAATACGCTGGCAAGCTTAACTTCTACCTCAAAGCCGTGGACGAGCAGCTGCGCAGCGAGCACGACCAGCCCACCATTGGTCTGTTGCTGTGTAAAAGCAAAGACAAACTGGTCGCCGAATATGCGCTCAGCGACATCCACAAACCCATCGGCATCGCCGAATATCAACTGCTGCGCGAGCTACCCGCAACGCTAATCAGCAATTTGCCGAGTATTGAAGCAATTGAAGCGGAATTAAGTGGCGAGATGGGGAATGGCGATGAGGAGTAA
- a CDS encoding type I restriction-modification system subunit M encodes MLQDIQKTLWSAADKLRANVDAAEYKHIALGMIFLKFISDSFSARRAELTRRFADENDEYFLHDCDEQLLAEELEDRDYYKEVNVFWVPEGARWEALRANAKQADIGKRIDDALAILELENPSLKGILDKRYARAPLPDGKLGELVDLISTIGFGEDQGKARDILGQVYEYFLGQFASAEGKKGGDFYTPWSVDWLIVSVLSPIRGKVYDPCCGSGNTLALAQKYSQQNGGKAGDVALFGQDSNPTTWRLASMNLALRGIDFNLGREPGDTFTKNQHPDLRADFVVAGPPFNISDWWHGSLEGDSRWVYGTPPQGNANYAWLQHMLYHLKSDGRAGIVLANGSMSSSQNSEGQIRAAMVDADVVEVMIALPGQLFFNTQIPACLWFLAKNKTTRQGEVLFIDARKLGKMISRVQCELDDEAITRIANLVKAWRGIETESTYQDIPGFCRSVKLAEIAEHGHVLTPGRYVGAEEVEDNDEDFATKMTALTEKLGEQMAKGAELDLLIRKKLGELGYEF; translated from the coding sequence ATGCTCCAAGACATCCAAAAAACGCTCTGGTCAGCAGCGGATAAGCTGCGTGCCAATGTTGACGCGGCAGAATATAAACACATCGCACTCGGCATGATTTTTCTGAAATTCATTTCTGATTCGTTTTCCGCCCGCCGCGCTGAACTCACGCGCCGCTTTGCTGACGAAAACGACGAATATTTTTTGCATGATTGCGATGAGCAATTACTGGCCGAAGAGCTGGAAGACCGTGATTACTACAAAGAAGTCAACGTATTCTGGGTACCGGAAGGCGCGCGTTGGGAAGCTTTGCGGGCCAATGCTAAGCAGGCCGACATCGGCAAACGCATCGATGATGCGCTGGCGATTCTGGAGCTGGAAAACCCCAGCCTGAAAGGGATTCTGGATAAACGCTACGCCCGTGCGCCCTTGCCGGATGGCAAGCTCGGTGAACTGGTTGATTTGATTTCTACCATCGGTTTTGGCGAAGACCAAGGCAAAGCGCGCGATATTCTGGGACAGGTATACGAATATTTCCTCGGCCAATTTGCCAGCGCCGAGGGAAAAAAGGGCGGGGACTTTTACACACCTTGGAGTGTGGATTGGCTGATCGTGTCAGTCCTTAGTCCAATTCGTGGCAAGGTTTATGACCCGTGTTGCGGTTCAGGAAATACTTTGGCGCTCGCGCAAAAATACTCACAACAAAATGGCGGCAAGGCTGGAGATGTTGCACTGTTTGGTCAAGACTCCAACCCAACTACTTGGCGACTCGCGTCTATGAATCTCGCCCTTCGCGGCATCGACTTCAACCTTGGCCGCGAGCCGGGCGACACCTTCACTAAAAACCAGCATCCAGACCTGCGTGCCGACTTTGTTGTAGCTGGACCGCCGTTCAATATCAGCGATTGGTGGCATGGCAGTTTGGAAGGCGACTCGCGCTGGGTGTACGGCACGCCGCCGCAAGGCAACGCCAACTATGCGTGGCTGCAGCACATGCTTTACCACCTTAAATCCGATGGCCGCGCCGGTATTGTGCTGGCCAATGGCTCGATGTCGTCCAGCCAGAATTCTGAAGGACAAATCCGTGCCGCCATGGTCGATGCCGACGTAGTCGAAGTGATGATTGCGCTGCCCGGTCAGCTGTTCTTCAACACCCAAATTCCCGCCTGCCTGTGGTTCCTCGCCAAAAACAAAACCACCCGCCAAGGTGAAGTGCTGTTCATCGACGCGCGCAAGCTCGGCAAAATGATTTCGCGCGTGCAATGCGAGCTGGATGACGAGGCGATTACCCGCATCGCCAATTTGGTGAAGGCTTGGAGGGGAATAGAAACCGAGAGTACCTACCAAGACATCCCCGGCTTCTGCCGCAGCGTGAAGCTGGCCGAAATCGCCGAACACGGCCACGTACTCACCCCTGGCCGCTATGTCGGCGCGGAAGAAGTCGAAGACAACGACGAAGACTTCGCCACCAAAATGACTGCGCTCACCGAAAAGCTGGGCGAGCAAATGGCCAAAGGCGCAGAACTCGACCTACTGATCCGCAAAAAACTGGGGGAATTAGGGTATGAGTTTTGA